The DNA segment GGTTCCTGGTAGAAACTTGGCATTGGAGTTGCTTTGAATATCATGCTCTTCCTAAGCATCTTAATCTCTGCTTCCTGAGTCTCCTGCACACAGGATAATGCATATAGTGACTACAGAAAATACGTGATTACTCAAGGTGACCAAAATTTgatcagaaaaaacaaaatataaccTTGCATTTGGCTTGCAGGGAACTCCTTTCAGCTTCCTTTGCATGGTTCTTTTCCTCAAGTTTTGAATAGAACTAGTAAGCAATGGTGAAGCTAATATTAGATCAACTATTCCTTCTATTGGAGGCACATTCAAgcaccattctctctctctctctctctctctctctctctctctctctctctctctcgccttcCATCATGCACAGACACATGGACACCCAATGAAAAGTTGTGACAAGGACCCACCTAGGCCACCAATGCTACCTACGCATGAGTCTAATGTGAGGCATCTCAATAGCAGCAGGGAATGAAGTAGTTTGGAAGTatttttcccctctttcttttatatgtaaaagaaaaattacaataGGTTtatgaaagtttcattttttctatttccaaaTGTTATTTAACTTTTCtgatgttcattttttaacacCTTTGGACTACAAGAGGACCACAACTAGTCATTCCTGGTCTGGTCTGGGCTTTTTAAAGGCTGTGTAACTTAGACATTGACTGGTGATTTGACTACTTAGGATGTGTATgccatatatataaatatgtgtgtgtgtgggtatatatatatatatatatatatatatatatatatatatatatatatatatatatatatatatatataatagtcacagaaaacacgtttttttcaaaaaaaaaaaagcgataaattaaatggttgtttaaaacttaaaaataagttttttcgaaaaaaaattaaaaactttttcttgcggtttttttcatttttttcgttcttttcagtttttttaatgccaaacagtttttttgtcatttttctattttttatttattgcaaatgtacttatcttttgatgattGTGTTATTAgcttctcacttattttatttttcccccatttttatttttttaatatttttaaaaatttaccgtatttttcccatatttttccctttttttaagcttgccgtattatacccgagaaaaaacctcaacatttaaaactttgatacgttatttgttatatatatatatagtgtgccACAAGTTTAATGTGTCTCGGTGTTTCCCACCTTAATACATTCGATCAACTGATTGAGACCAAAATAATTTGATGGATATAATCTACATAGCTTACTTAACAAATAAGAACCTTTGAAATGCATTATTCCGaagcagaaaaaaggaaaatcaagggaaacaaaaatcaaagtcccataatgcatcaaaatttgattgattgaaaagaacatactttcatttcaaaaaatcatGGTCCAAAGAATAATTTGGAACAAGAAGCTATGTTGAATTTAGACGTAAGAAAATTACGAAACTAACACGTTTGAAAAAAGTACCACTATTTTGTGTTTCAAAGGTGCAACTTGTGTGAAGATAGGGGTTGCATCATAAGTTAAACACGATCTTCTATAGTTACACCCATGAAACTAGTTTCAGAGTTAGTTTCATATCAGAAAACCCGATAATCATAACATGTATTCTACCATATCATTTAAACATCCTTTGTGTGCTACTCATTATCCTAAATAAGTAATCACAAGAATACTGCtgagaaaacattgaaaaagtaaaagaatactcacctcctttcttttctcaGCTCTctcattacatttaaaattgaaaCTATATGAGGGAGTAGTGCTAACTCTCCGAGGTTTAGAACCTTCATTGTTGAGGTACCTAAATGTGCTTAAGGGTCCACTTTCATGATCAGCCAGACAGAACAAGACATTGTCCGTAAGAGGTACAAATAGTAGGGCATCTTTTACCACAAACACCAATGCTAATAATAAGCCAAAGTAAGCATTATGACAGACCTAATATAATCAAGTAAAGAAAAGGTTATTGTaagattaattttaaaagtCGGCATTTATAGAAGCTGTTTTCAAAAACTATGTGTAATAAGATGTACAGGCAAAAAAGCTTTTACCCTCTTGAGTTTGCTACATAACTTCAGAGGAACAATATAAATATTGGTATTGGAGCCACATGGGTTTCCTAAAAGTACGATGTATCAGTGGACGCAATACCCTGTGTCTAACTATCAGtactcttaaaatattttattttagaaaaagtaTGTCAAGTTGTCAACAATATGGGCTGTGGCTGCCAATTTGGCCAACTCAGGCCCTACATCGGCTGATCTTCTGAAGGCACTGCATCAGTGTTTGCATCATTGCATTGAAAGGATGATACACATCATATCGACAACAATGCTTGAGAGTTTGAGCCTTTTTTGTTTACCAATAGACCATGAGATACATGAAAAAGTGAATTGGTTCCTGATCTCCAGAATTTACCATGCAAACCTTTATATGACCAAAATAACCAGATAataacaaaaaagataaaaaccaCCAGAAGACTTTCAAAATTCGACTTTTCTTTGGGTTTGTAACTTGTATGAAAAGTGGATAATGGAAcaatataaagacaaaaaagattGCAAGCAAGAGGATACGATGATGAAGACTCTGCATCTTCTTCAACTTTGAAAGGTGACCCTTGTTTTAAGGGCTTCAACTTGGTCTGTTCTCTGAAGCAATAGGTGATGAATAAGAAccaaaaagaaagtgagatTTATATGACCTACCAGAACACCAGTTGGTAGACAAAATCTTAGTGGGAAAACCTAAAAGTATGTAAAAGAGACTTACTTGGAGCCATCGGGTTGTAAAACCTTGGAGGTGGACAACGTTGAGacagattttccaagtttctgTCAGAAGAAAATGGGTGAAATTAAAACGACCATATCATCATGGAAAACTCTGTTCTTCAGCGAAAGCAACATATAAAAGCATGTCGTAGTTTATAGGTGTTCCTCTAAGCCAAGAGGCAGAAAGAAAAACAGCCGCTTAAGAAAGTACGGGTAGAGGACCAAACACATGAACAGGTGTACTTGAGATTGTATGCGCAGGCTCTGATTCAATATGCAGATCTACCCCATTGCCTTCAAAATCACCCAATCAATGGGCGACCTAGTGTTCCTATGATGGAGAGAAGTGTGCCTCGCATGTGCAACTAATGTGCATGAACCATTTGAAGCAGGAGAAGCTGCATCGCAGGACCACTTTAGTACACTTgacctttttttcaaaatttacccCAACCTTAGATCTTCGCAGCTTTTCATCAATAGGCAATGCAGATTTGTTACTTTCCTGATTCCGGCATTTGTAGCTTCAGGTTTTTGGGATGATCAGAGTGGTTAGCTCTACTATCCTACATTACATATGCCTTACAAGCCCCCTAGCCCGATGCTGAGTATAATAACCGAACTAACTAAACGGGAATCCAACATGTTAGGAGGACATTATAAAGGTAAACAATATAAACCAAAGATGAAAAGCAGAGACATAATTCTATGACcaaatggtaaatttttaatattttatgggAGAGATAGAACCCTATGGGTTATTCGCTGTTGATGGTCTCAGAAGGCATGGTAAAAAATCCATCTCCCGCAATGGATTTTAGATGAATAACACCGACTATATATGAGAGATTAACTAAAAATCCATATATCACCTTAGCAGGGCTCGATTTCTTAACGCCTGAAGCATCAGTAGCTCCTGCTTTCCGGTCGGTCATGTTTTCTGATTTCCCATTTGGACGTTTGATGGCCGAACTTCCTTGTCCACCTTCCATCTCCATAACTTTCCCATTGCCTGAGACGTTACCATTGATGCCGCTCGTGTGATTCACCTTCATTTCAGAATCTGACACAGCGTCGTCAACCTCCATTGATGATATCCTTCCCCTTTAGCACTAGCAATCCAAGAAGGTCCCCTTATCTACAGTAAAACAACCAATATTCCCACGTCACAAACAGTAATATAGTAAAAACACGCACAGCAGGCGAAGATCGAAGCAATTCtacaaaagaaaggagaagggAACAAGGCTGAGGTATAATTACAAATCGAAGCACACATCTAGACCAGACTCGAGAATGGTGAATCCAGAGGTCACTGTGCACAACAAGAAGAGCATTTAGTCCTAAAACGTCAATTTGAACAAAGCCATTATCCCAATGAAACTACGTCGGGAAGTGAACACAGAGAATAAGATAAGACAATTCTTCCATATTCCGAAATTCCCGAGGAATCACAAGCTCAGATGAAGATTCTAGGTTAAATGAAAATAGGGGGCCGGGATCACCAAAGGGAGATCTGTGAGAAATGCAGCAGGAAAGAAAATACCAATGAggaaatttcaaacaaaaagaaagaagaccaAGGTCATTTACAGGAAAATGAATATCAGCTctcgagaaaaatcatcaaaaacaaaataaaaccagagagagagagggggacaCCTTGATCAACAGGAAAGGGCCTCTAAGTAGCTGGTTCGAATCCTCAGAAAGCAATCgtcctccttccctctctccgGTTGGAAGAATCGAGCCGAATCAATGGCaggatttagaaaaaaaaaaggggggtgGAGAAATGCGGAagccaataaacaaatgatcAAACAATCAGAGAAGAAACGAAGGATCCTTCAAAAGCATCACTAAAACGAGGCCtccaagagagggagagaccgACGGTGCCTGATGcgatttttctttctccttccccgcccttcccctttttttttctttattcaatttaCCAACGGAATTTTTCTTTcgagaatttttatttaaggcCCAATATTTAACCGAAACCTTAAAATCgaaactttcttttctactaTTTCCTAGACAAGCCTCACGAAGTCCACTCAGAAAGAAAGACGAGTTTTCACATAATGTCACGTTGGAACTGAAGAAAAAATTACGTTTTTCTACGTCGTCTTTTCCAATAGCAAAATTTTTGGCCACTTTCTACGTTCAAATTATAGAGAGTGAGGGGCTTTTTagtaaaagttgaaaaagtttACAAGGAGATAGAATACAGGTGGTTTTTGGAAAACAATTATGAAAGAAGTTTTAGAAAATGGAAGAATTACCGAATTGCACCGGAAAATGCGGGCCGCAATCCACTGGCAACCtctctttgaaatggatgggtaTTTGTTGGTAGTAAGCTGGCGCCCTCTAGCCTCCCGCTCCAGGGGCCAGACCGTCTTTTTGGATCTTCTGTGGGGGTAATACTGGGAAATgttctaaaaatgaaaaatcgaTTGAAAAAACAGTTGCATGGTTTCTGTATCGGGATTTCCGAGGGCCAcctgaaagaaacaaaaaaaaaaaaaaaaaaaaaactttgtttttttcgGGGTAAAAGAGCATGGCGATAATGCCTACCACGTATTCTGACCATGTTTTTATTCCCTTGTTTAACGCTACatactaaaatatattttttggctTCAATTTTTTAGTATGTttgtagtttatatatatatatatatatataaaagaaaattgtatggtaattctagttttttttaaatcaccCACTCAATTTAATTTGCACTTCTCATCTAAtatgatggaaagagaaaatatgatcaatattttcttcatctaatattattttacacttttttttcttgtctttatTTCATTATCCATCTGTTTTAGATAAACAGCGTTGGTAAGATGGTTTAGTGACTTTAAATGATAtcatctatctatctctctctctctctctctctctctctctctctctattatgtgtgtgtgtatgtatgtagaGAAAAGTCCAACATTGTATTTTCCTTACCTGCTGCCCACTAATACATGCTTTCATGTGTGAAgtcaatttatattttattcacTTATATTGATACAAACTAATGAAAAAAAGATTAACCCAAAATTGTATAATCAAATTGTGCTTCTACAATCTGGCTAGGGTTGTTCATAAGCGAGTTGGAGCAGAGTTGAGTCAGCTCGAACTTCACTAGTGTGCCTTGAAAGGAGCTCGAACttggcttgagcttgactcgagttgGATTTCATTAGCTCGACTCGGCTTAAGTTCTTaaaactcaaactcggctcgagccgaagattggcttgagcggagccaagcatttcattaaataatatttttttaaaaaagaagaggcAACATATAGACTTGAACATGGAACCTCCCACATTATACATACTATATACCCATTTGAACAATCTacattttttgataattttatgagaagtattttatatatttttttttatcgagcATAACCTAGTTTAACCGAACTTGATTCATttaggttgtcgagttcatttcttaactcgaacgtgactcgtttaataaacgagtcgagtttaagtcaagtttatcgagatagttcaagccgagctcgaattagctcgactcattgaacaGCCCTAAATCTAGCAATCTTTACATTACACTTGCCACTTCAAATGGAGCTCGGAACGAGTTTAAGCTCAACTAGTTATATTAATCCAACGATTGACCAGAAAACCGGAAAAACCATCTTCATGACacaaaaaaattagtaaataGAGATTGAACACGACTTGGTTTCAGTTCGCTTCTCAGCTTTTCTGAGGTGGACTGGGAGCAGGGGCGTAGCCACATTTggacttgtgtgggcagttgcccacagaGTCCCATAAATTGTGTCTATACACATATTGGATCGTCTCAtagaatttatttatttgtatattgaTGCCCTTTATTTATACGTCACGCCTGTCATTCATTTTACTATTagtaatctgatttttttgaaaggCTTAAAATTTTGTTACTTTTTGTAAGTGCTAGGGGGTGCCAAGATTGAAGCACATTCATTCCTAGGAGACATGAAATTGAATATGGATTCAGAATTagatttaatttttcataaataatatGATATGACAGCTTAACTTTCTacatatttcataaattttaactggggccaaattaaaatttttgaaaatattaaccagtaaatttttatttttcaaaattaaaaagaagacTATGCCCCTGCCTGCCACTTGTTTGGCCTCCATTGGCAAGAGGCTTGAAAAGGCTGCAGCTTCCAACCGTTGCCCACCATATGATTGATATGTAAATAATAAAAGACtgaaatcttaattttttttattttgttaatataaaaattactTAAATTCACCGACATAGGCCTGTGCATTTTGGCTTGTATAGCCAGATATGTcatatcatttggaaaaatgAGACCTACTAAGCCCAAACTGATATTGACAACATCAGGTAATATACTCTTTCACAACATAATCTAGTTTCATCATTCTGCAGATTTATTCATTCTCAAGCCCTTGATGGAGGAGAAGCTCTAAAAGTAAATAAATCAAAGCAGGATGTAAGATGGAAAGTATAGACACAAGCTagaacattaaaaatatatgacTTGCATTTTAGTATGTATATATGAGTCTTGGATGTTGACTCTAGAGTTACAAGATATCAAACAATcgccagttttttttttttttaatactctTTTTTTACCTCTCCATAATTGAGGGGCAGAGAGAAGGGGGAGACAcacacaaagaaagagagagagagagagagagagagagagagagagagagagagaaaccagtCCATTTGGCCTTCATAACAGCACAAGATCAAACACTGGTAAATCGGCCACATTAAGATTGCCATATGAAGAGGTTCATTTGATACATGATTTCAATTGAGGACATGACTACAACACGCCACCcaacccaagtttttttttttttttgtagttggAACCAAAATTGCTAAGGGACGGGTTGAAATCCGTTGAACCAAGATCCTGAGCTTGGGTCTTCAAAGTGGTATTAGAGTACAATTCAACACTTGGATCTGAAGTCCCACACAGTGATGCATAGTGATGCATGTGTCTTAAGGAGAATttattgtaacaccccaaaagtttagtctcataagaaagagaaagaaggaagagatCGAGCATTTTAATGAAGATCTTCATATTTTGAACTTAACATTTTGTtactgaatttggatcagacAGGGCGAGACATGATTTTGACGAATAATTGCGTTGGACCTTAAATTCATTCAGTATGCCATAACAAGATATCACTTACCAATTTACATCCCTAAATATTGTCCTCTACTAATGTTTAATATAATCGCTCCTTCTATTGAATATATGCATTCaataaaaggagagaaaaacataattttgttgCGCATGCTATATTTGGTAGAAGTTacgtgtgtgggtgtgtgtataCGTGCTGAACCATAATACATAACTTTCTGTTGtttataaaatttaatattcttaAACTATAAAATTTGATCTACTTATTTAGACGTTATACAAGGAGATTAGCTTGTGACAACTAATATTTATTGTCCAAATGTTATCTGATCATGTAAATAGATGTAGTGCTGGAGTCACATATTGGCTGATATGTATagttgcccacgccagccccaacatttttctttatttgcataCATATGCCTCTAAATATTAGTAATCATAAGAGATTGTTGGGAGAGGTCACATTTTAACAAACACCACCTAAAAGTTTTTGACGTATTAATAGTGCCCATCAGCTTCTACAATTTTGAAATCCATTTAGTAAAGTTGAcggttaaaacaaaaaaataactcaGTGACacttaggggtgaacaacaagtcgagctactCTAACTTgacttgttaaagctcggctcgtaaACGAGTAcaagccgagtcatttgcttaacgagtcgagctcgagttcatgagttgactcgtttaaataattgatttgagttcgaactcaacaagtaactgccgagtcgagctcgggcattaatcgagtttgtcgagccttaatcaagttgatatattcaaacgagtttacaagtttgtcaagccttaatcgagtcgagctcgagctcaacacgtaacgatgaatatcaattctattcaaacgagtttgtcgattTCACGGCAGATAATAATGTCAATAGAACAAATTCGAATTGGAATTACCTAAATAACATCCATTTTTTAGGATATACTCAttcaaacacaaacaaagaaatgttgtgtttgaatccaaatctaaaatctgatttcacaatccgaatctgatatGAATATAGTTTTCACATTCATGTCTGAATTCGAAtctaaatttgtcatttcttaaatctgaatcctatctcatttcttaatcagatattaactttttttttatatcctaGGGATCAATCTGTTTATCCGAACAAGATATTTTGACATCCTTGATATTGAAACACTTAAAGGCCCACTACATATTTCTGCAAGAAAGCAAATCAAATGAAGTATGCCAGGGCGTTTAGCAACATGAACATTAACATATTGTTTCATTAGTTCACCACAATCTGaggatagatttatgaaacactgcATTTTAGTGTACATGAATCTATTTAATCTTtggaatagatttatgaaactcAGTGTTAGTATTTTGTATTCATATAAAAGGAACAAGTGATGCCCTGGGACTAATAAAAAGTGGGGGGTGTTTTTAAACATTTGAGAACATGCTCTTGCATAAGCCTAGGCCCGAAAAGAACCAGTAATGTATCGAGCCAACCCGGGTCAGCTTGATGGGATCTgattcaactcgattattttttatattatttttttaaaataatgatatatattttattgtaaaaaatatgttttatattcacaaaatgtttattttatatttaaacgagtttatgagtttgtcaaaccttaatcgagtcgagctcaacacgtaacaattaatatcaattctattcaaacgagtttgtcgattTCACGGCAGATAGTGATGTCAATAGAATAGATTTGAATTAGAATGACCTAAATAGCATCCATTTTTTAGGATATACTGAttcaaacacaaacaaagaaatgttgtgtttgaatccaaatctaaaatctgatttcacaatcatGAATCTAGTTTTCACATTCATGTCTGAATTCGAAtctaaatttgtcatttcttaaatctaaatcctatctgatttcttaatcagatattaatttttttatatatatcctAGTTTTTCTGAACGGATCAGTCTGTTTATTCGAATAAGATATTCTGACACCCTTGATGTTGAAACACTTAAAGGCCTACTACATATTTCTGCAAGAAAGCAAATCAGATAAAGTATGCCAGGGTGTTCAGCAACATGAACACAAacatattgtttcatgaattcactacaatctttaggatagatttatgaaacattgcaTTCTAGTGTACATGAATCTATTTAATCTTTatgatagatttatgaaactcTAGTGTTCTTATTTTGTATTCATATAAAAGGAACAAGTGATGCCCCGGGACCAATAAAAAGTGGGGGGTGTTTTTAAACATTTGAGAACATGCTCTTGCATAAGCTTAGGCCCGAAAAAACCAGTAATGTATCGGGCCAACCGGGGTCAGCTTGATGGAATCTGATTCGACtcgattaattttttatattatttttattaaataatgatatatattttattataaaaaatatgttttatattcacaaaatgtttattttatatttaaaaaatattttttattttaaccaagAACTCAGGATTTAGGCATTGGACCGGGTGTAGGCTCGAGTTTCAAGCATCGGGCCAGGCCTACAGTCTTGCATGCTGCCTTACCATAAATGACACTATATAAGCCTTCCGCATGGATGTAGGTTCCTCGTCGGAATGCAACCACCTAATTGATCTTGCCTTctccaacttcttcttctttgctcaAAACTTACAGTGGAAATGATTCTGTTGTTGTTGGGAATGGACAAAAATTACATACTTCACATGTTGGGGATGGAAGAATCCATTATAAACCGAACCCACTTGCATTAAAGGATGTTCTATACCTTCCTGAAATGAAGCTCGATCTTTTGTCAGTTACCAAACTTACATCCCATTTTCCATACGAATTTGTATTTACTTCTTCTAGTTGTCACATCAAAGGATCAGAGGAGCGGGAAGGTGATGGTCAAGGGAAGTCAGCGGGGAAGTCTCTACACCATGAACAATGACGGGTCTTCTGTAtctactaatatatatatatatatatatatatatattattttgtaagGTCTTCACATCAAAAGAATTTGGAATATGTTTTtggacaaaaggaaaaaagagaaaacttaAGGATCGCAtgatttattatataatatatatatgtattatatatatatataatacagtGTTTGCTAGATGTCAGATCACTTGGTAAGGGATAAAAGCCAGGCTTcataaatttatattaaaaactattttaatcaaaatgtgaaccttctaatgtgtttgCTAAATTAATACAAATCGTGCTTTAGTTcatgtcatttttgtaaaactaaatttttccacaatcaaaattttgatgttacaagagccattcattttttattattaaaaaacattatttaagtaatagaatgactaacttaatacatgtttCTCACCAAACCACTCTAAAGATCATGTCTATAAGTTGagattacaaaaaaatattttaataatacaATAAAGTCAAACACA comes from the Nymphaea colorata isolate Beijing-Zhang1983 chromosome 14, ASM883128v2, whole genome shotgun sequence genome and includes:
- the LOC116267619 gene encoding protein WVD2-like 5, which encodes MEVDDAVSDSEMKVNHTSGINGNVSGNGKVMEMEGGQGSSAIKRPNGKSENMTDRKAGATDASGVKKSSPAKKLGKSVSTLSTSKVLQPDGSKEQTKLKPLKQGSPFKVEEDAESSSSYLNNEGSKPRRVSTTPSYSFNFKCNERAEKRKEFYSKLEEKNHAKEAERSSLQAKCKETQEAEIKMLRKSMIFKATPMPSFYQEPPPPKVELKKIPPTRPRSPKLGRHKSFNEAGDDDGNAVQSCTVERLSLDETKTANGSLHIGKDSKRPQRRSLPRLPSEKTHDIKHDTDSTNHSSNLEHMDSVVVATTESEAFDPVVQTRPEMEQE